A genomic region of Balaenoptera acutorostrata chromosome 4, mBalAcu1.1, whole genome shotgun sequence contains the following coding sequences:
- the LOC130708138 gene encoding mitochondrial fission factor-like translates to MAEISRIQYEMEYTEGISQRMRVPEKLKVAPPNADLEQGFQEGVSNASVIMQVPERIVVAGNNEDIPFSRPAGLDLIQSTPFKPLALKTPPRVLTLSERPLDFLDLEKPPPTPQNEEIRAVGRLKRERSTSENAVRQNGQLVRTDSIPVLRGGSAAATSNPHHDNTRYGISNIDTTIEGTSDDVTVVDAASLRRQIIELDRRLQLLEEENKERAKREMVMYSITVAFWLLNSWLWFRR, encoded by the coding sequence ATGGCGGAAATTAGTCGAATTCAATATGAAATGGAATACACCGAAGGTATTAGTCAGCGAATGAGGGTCCCGGAAAAATTAAAGGTAGCACCACCAAATGCTGACCTGGAACAAGGATTCCAAGAAGGAGTTTCAAATGCTAGTGTGATTATGCAGGTTCCAGAGAGAATTGTTGTAGCAGGAAATAATGAAGACATTCCATTTTCAAGACCAGCAGGTCTTGACCTTATACAGTCAACTCCTTTCAAACCTCTGGCACTAAAAACACCACCTCGTGTacttacgctaagtgaaagaccACTAGATTTTCTGGATTTAGAAAAACCTCCTCCAACCCCTCAAAATGAAGAAATCCGTGCAGTTGGCAGGCTAAAAAGAGAGCGCTCTACGAGTGAAAATGCTGTTCGCCAAAATGGACAGCTGGTCAGGACTGACTCCATACCTGTGTTGCGTGGTGGGTCTGCTGCCGCCACCTCTAACCCTCATCATGACAACACCAGGTATGGCATTTCAAATATAGATACAACGATTGAAGGAACCTCAGATGACGTGACTGTTGTAGATGCAGCTTCATTAAGACGACAGATAATCGAACTAGATAGACGTCTACAACTTCTGGAAGAGGAGAACAAAGAACGTGCTAAAAGAGAAATGGTCATGTATTCAATTACTGTAGCCTTCTGGCTGCTTAACAGCTGGCTCTGGTTTCGCCGCTAG